The Toxorhynchites rutilus septentrionalis strain SRP chromosome 3, ASM2978413v1, whole genome shotgun sequence genome includes a region encoding these proteins:
- the LOC129779182 gene encoding vitelline membrane protein Vm26Ab-like, producing the protein MYAKVVICFALCALSSVSAGVLPVAAPLAAAGVVAPYATSYNAHTVNHNIAAPYVAATPVAAPVVAKYVAAPAPLAAARIVSAAPALAAYSAPALAAYSSPALAAYSSPALAAYTAPALAAYSATPYTYPYLI; encoded by the exons ATGTACGCCAAGGTTGTG ATCTGTTTCGCTCTATGCGCCCTGAGCTCAGTGTCGGCCGGAGTTCTGCCCGTGGCTGCTCCACTGGCTGCAGCCGGAGTCGTGGCTCCCTACGCCACCTCATACAACGCTCACACCGTGAACCACAACATTGCGGCCCCCTATGTTGCGGCCACTCCAGTCGCTGCCCCAGTGGTTGCCAAGTATGTCGCCGCTCCGGCTCCACTGGCTGCTGCCCGGATCGTTTCCGCCGCTCCTGCCTTGGCTGCCTACAGTGCACCAGCCTTGGCCGCCTACAGTTCACCAGCCTTGGCCGCCTACAGTTCACCAGCCTTGGCCGCCTACACCGCTCCCGCTCTTGCTGCCTACAGTGCGACCCCATACACCTATCCCTACCTGATCTAA
- the LOC129779183 gene encoding uncharacterized protein LOC129779183, with the protein MFAKVIFFAILAIACVAAKPLVPVAYSSPLVASPALAAYSAPLTAAYTASPYAAYPYTAAAAFPYAATYPYAAAAALPYTSLVL; encoded by the exons ATGTTCGCCAAAGTG ATCTTCTTCGCCATTCTGGCAATTGCTTGCGTCGCCGCCAAGCCCCTAGTTCCCGTGGCTTACTCTTCCCCACTGGTGGCGTCTCCAGCGCTGGCTGCCTACTCCGCTCCGCTCACTGCTGCCTACACTGCTAGCCCATATGCTGCCTACCCATACACCGCCGCTGCCGCCTTCCCATATGCCGCCACATATCCCTATGCTGCTGCCGCTGCTTTACCATACACCTCTCTGGTGCTGTAA